The DNA segment CAAAACCTGCTGTGGTGTAACTGGGCCATGATGATGTGGGAAAGCCGCGGGGAAGAAATTTATCGAAGCATTGCAAAGGACAAATATGAGGCGCTGAAGAGAAAGCACACCATACTATCGGTGTAAGGCTAAGTTCTACAGAATACCCGAACGCAGGGTTTCTTCTCTTATGGTGAATAAGCGAATCATATGTATGCCCTATATCTTGTTTGCATACAAAAACGAAAAGATGCAGGATGATACTTGCATCTTTTTTAGGTTTATATTTTTAAGAAAGCATGAATTGTCAGAGACTTTTTCCCATCTTTGGGAATATGAGAAGCATGAAATACAAAAAGCTTATGCATACCCATCCTTTTGTGTCTTATGCTCCTTCCTTTTTAAGTGAGAATGAATCCGTAATAGAAGCTGCATGTTTTTTTATATTATGCACCAACCCCATCAAAACAATATGCCTGCTGTCCCCTTATGCAAGTCCTCATGCCGCATCCTTTCTCTGAAATATCCAGCGAGTTATGACATACAGCAAGCTGCAGGAAAGCGTTAAGGTTAGGATGCCATGCAGATACGTATAGGAGGAATAGCCGCTAAGAATTTCCACCGGATTAAAATAGGTAAATGGTAGCCAGGCAAACCATGCCTCCATGTTTTGCGGCTGTGCGATTCCCATACCCAGCAGTAATATGGCAAGCGTCAGAACCAGCGATACCATCTTATTTTGGCAGATGACATTGAATAGCAGATTCAGCAGCATGCAGAAGGCAATCACGAGTAATGCCATCACGATCACATATCCTGTAAACTGCCACATCGGCATAAGATCAAACTTCGTATTTGGACTCTGCACATGATAAGGTATAGAGAAATAACGGGTAATGCCAAGCGTATACGTCATCGCATTATTTTCCTCCGTTTCCGTCAGAGTATTTTCCATTTGTTCCAGCGATGTCAGACCATGCACATTGGTTAACACCGGGGCCTGCACGCGGTCATAATGATCAAACATTGCGAAGCATAACGAAAGCAAAAGCAGGGGTACGAGAAAGATCGCAGTAAGAGCAGCCATATTGCTGCGCATTTTCTGATGCAGATAGTGAATACGCTTGCGTGGCTGTGACAGCAGCGTCTTGAGCACACCGCTGTCCTTATCCTCATGGATCGTATCAAAGCACAGAAGGGTTATCAGAATAACCGGAAGAATAGGAAACAGACTGCGGATAAACTGTACGATCAGTGTGGAGCTATCCGTTGTAGAGTAGGTGAGGGTATCAATATGCTGCTTCTCGAGCTGATCATAAAAGCGTGCGGTAAACTGATAATAAGGAAACATCTGCGTTTCATCCCCCATCATAAACTCATTGGCCCAATCCGCTGCAATCTCGCTGTCTGTGAACTCCGGCAAACCGCGTTCCTTGCGTAAGGTCTGCAGTGTATCCTCCTGTGTTATGTAATCATGGTAATATAAATCATAATTTCGTGTTTTATACAGTGCGGATACGCGCCGTGCCTGCAGAAGATTCACTTCGGCAAAGCTTTTATTCACATTCTTCCAGTCCTTTTTTTGAATCGCAGCCTTCAATTCCTCACTCTTTTTGCTCAGCGTTGTAAAATACCCGGCTGTTTCATCGGACATTAACAAAAACAGTTGATTTTTAACCTTGTTTTCTGCTTCCAGAGCATTTACATACAAATCTCTGTGCTCCAGAGCTGCTTTTTCATTCAAATCCACAGCAGTCAGAATACCGCAGAGCAGCACACACAGCATAGCAATCCATAGCTTACGCTTTCGCAGCAGCTTTTTTATTTCCAGCATCATCGTGTACCTCCTTCCAGATCCTTCCTTTTCACAACTATGATATTTAGGATAAAGAACAGCAGAATACCGGCAATACACAAAGCCGTGCACGGAAGCAGGTCAAGCGCAAAATCATGTGTCACGATTTCTATCGGAGCCATGTAAAAGAATGGGACCCAGGAAAACAACGGCAAAGAGGAGCCGAAAATCCGGATGAGAAAATAAATCAGAATTAGCACAGAGCCTGCGCACAGCATCGTATTGGATATCGTTTTCTGCCAGGAGGCAAGCAAAGCGGCAACCATCATATAAAATACAAGGACAAGGAAGGTAAAGGGTATAACTCTCACCATCAGCCCGGACCATGGCATCACATCATAGGTATGCACAACATATGGATACGCACTGCTGCCCATTCCATACGTAGTCAGCGGCAGGATGGAAAACAGAGCGAGTGCTGCCAGAAAAGCAACCAGGATCACAATGGTTGCGGATATGACCTTTGCGATCATAAGCTTCTCCCTTGCGATGGGCTGACTGTAAATCGTTTTAAATGCGCCGCTTTCATAATCATGGCAGATTTGATCCGCCATAAGTAGCATAACCACCACCATAAGCAAAAGCATGGTATCCTGCTGGAAGATTTGTAAAAGAAAATTCAATAGATTAGGCTCATACGGTGTCGTATAAGGCGGAATATTTTGTTCCTGGAAGTAGCGGTAAAAGTCCCTGTCTGTTTCCAGTGATTTTCTTGTAATACCGTAATCCTTTAATTCATCATGATAAAAGCCATGATCCATCATCGAAAGAAGGCTTTCTGCACGTCCGATTGCATATGCATTGATATTCTGCCAGTCATAATACTCGGATGCCTGCCGCATTAGTGTCCAGCTGTACAGATTATCATTGATTTCACACCAGCCGTATGCTTCTTCTCTTTGTCCCGGTGTTTCCTGATTGTTTGGTGTAAATTGCAGCTCATGCATCAGATCACCACAGCGCGTGCCGATAATCGTATTCTGATTATGCAGCTGTATGATCAAATCGTCCTCATAGCTTTTTGCCTTCTGCAAAGAAAGTGCATAAACAACCGAGAAAAAGCATAGAAAGGCCGCAAAGGCTGCCAGAATACGGCGTCCCTTCCAGCTTCTTCGCAGTTCAGCCAGAATCATATCCTTCACGCCGCATCACCATACACTTCCCGGTAAATGGCTTCAATGTCAACATCCTCTTTGACAATATCGAGCACCTGTATGTCACGCTCTATCAGCTTTTTCAGATAGATGTTTATTCCTTCCTCATCACGGAACATCGCCTTCACTCCCTGACCATCGCGCTGCAGCCTTGCTTCCTCGACCGGTATGGATAAGGCAGTCTCAAGATCCTGTTCATGCACATAAAAGGTATACACATACGCATTGTGTACAGCTGATGGTGTTTCCACGATTTCTCCCTGGTTAATACAGATGATACGGTCTGCCACCTTTTCAATCTCCCCAAGCTGATGCGAGGAAATCAGGATCGCCACATCCTCCTCATCCGCAAGCTGGCGAAGCTCCTGCCGAAGCTCCATAATCCCCCGGGGATCCAGTCCGTTTGTAGGCTCATCCAGAATCAGAAATTTCGGATGCCCCAGCAATGCGATTCCCAGACCGAGACGCTGCTTCATTCCCATGGAATATTGTCCTGCACGTTTTTTGAGATTTTTTCCTAGCCGTGTGAACTCCGCTATTTCCTGAACCCGCTTCTGATCGACATGCTTCAGCTTTGCGAAATACTGCAGATTTTCATAACCGCTCAATGTAGGATACAATCCCGGTGCTTCTATCATGGCGGATACATATTGCAAAGCAAGCTCACGCTCCTTCGCCAGATCATGTCCCTCG comes from the Erysipelotrichaceae bacterium 66202529 genome and includes:
- a CDS encoding ABC transporter permease subunit encodes the protein MLEIKKLLRKRKLWIAMLCVLLCGILTAVDLNEKAALEHRDLYVNALEAENKVKNQLFLLMSDETAGYFTTLSKKSEELKAAIQKKDWKNVNKSFAEVNLLQARRVSALYKTRNYDLYYHDYITQEDTLQTLRKERGLPEFTDSEIAADWANEFMMGDETQMFPYYQFTARFYDQLEKQHIDTLTYSTTDSSTLIVQFIRSLFPILPVILITLLCFDTIHEDKDSGVLKTLLSQPRKRIHYLHQKMRSNMAALTAIFLVPLLLLSLCFAMFDHYDRVQAPVLTNVHGLTSLEQMENTLTETEENNAMTYTLGITRYFSIPYHVQSPNTKFDLMPMWQFTGYVIVMALLVIAFCMLLNLLFNVICQNKMVSLVLTLAILLLGMGIAQPQNMEAWFAWLPFTYFNPVEILSGYSSYTYLHGILTLTLSCSLLYVITRWIFQRKDAA
- a CDS encoding ATP-binding cassette domain-containing protein; translated protein: MIRAEVRYLCKSFGKHEVLKNVSFSIQDHEIVGFIGPNGAGKSTTMKCMASLLYPSSGTIIIEGHDLAKERELALQYVSAMIEAPGLYPTLSGYENLQYFAKLKHVDQKRVQEIAEFTRLGKNLKKRAGQYSMGMKQRLGLGIALLGHPKFLILDEPTNGLDPRGIMELRQELRQLADEEDVAILISSHQLGEIEKVADRIICINQGEIVETPSAVHNAYVYTFYVHEQDLETALSIPVEEARLQRDGQGVKAMFRDEEGINIYLKKLIERDIQVLDIVKEDVDIEAIYREVYGDAA
- a CDS encoding ABC transporter permease subunit, translating into MKDMILAELRRSWKGRRILAAFAAFLCFFSVVYALSLQKAKSYEDDLIIQLHNQNTIIGTRCGDLMHELQFTPNNQETPGQREEAYGWCEINDNLYSWTLMRQASEYYDWQNINAYAIGRAESLLSMMDHGFYHDELKDYGITRKSLETDRDFYRYFQEQNIPPYTTPYEPNLLNFLLQIFQQDTMLLLMVVVMLLMADQICHDYESGAFKTIYSQPIAREKLMIAKVISATIVILVAFLAALALFSILPLTTYGMGSSAYPYVVHTYDVMPWSGLMVRVIPFTFLVLVFYMMVAALLASWQKTISNTMLCAGSVLILIYFLIRIFGSSLPLFSWVPFFYMAPIEIVTHDFALDLLPCTALCIAGILLFFILNIIVVKRKDLEGGTR